One window of Perca flavescens isolate YP-PL-M2 chromosome 6, PFLA_1.0, whole genome shotgun sequence genomic DNA carries:
- the LOC114557131 gene encoding uncharacterized protein LOC114557131: MPWRCCVPGCKGYDEAKSMGVVFHGLPTRDPQRCKTWLKAIQSPRFDENTPVSKYSGVRVCSLHFQPEDYEEDFRAKILNIAAKPLLKSGAVPSVFPGREPSEPGRTETSPSAPKRSRTQAPCSSQPPPAAAAAAEEDESFCIVVSVDPLDHSFRSEPDFNPITTSEEDEEEEEEDADKDCAIVHARSLMELFRMCQTCGQPITEKELFHSGAQMRVKWRCHGGHSGVWKSSPHMRDTLP, translated from the exons ATGCCGTGGAGGTGCTGTGTTCCGGGGTGTAAAGGCTACGACGAGGCCAAGTCTATGGGGGTTGTTTTCCACGGTTTACCGACCAGAGACCCGCAGCGCTGCAAAACATGGCTGAAAGCGATCCAGAGCCCCCGGTTTGACGAAAACACTCCGGTGTCTAAATACAGCGGGGTTAGGGTGTGCAGCCTGCACTTCCAGCCCGAGGACTACGAAGAGGACTTCCGGGCTAAGATCCTGAACATAGCGGCCAAGCCGCTGCTGAAGAGCGGCGCTGTGCCGTCAGTGTTCCCGGGGAGAGAGCCCTCTGAGCCGGGCAGAACCGAGACGTCTCCCTCGGCTCCGAAGAGAAGCAGAACTCAG GCGCCCTGCTCCTCCCAGCCccccccagcagcagcagcagcagcagaagaagaTGAAAGTTTCTGCATCGTGGTGTCGGTGGACCCTCTTGACCACAGCTTCCGCTCCGAGCCAGACTTCAACCCGATAACGACGTCGGAGGaggacgaagaagaagaagaagaagatgccGACAAAGACTGCGCCATAGTGCACGCCCGCAGCCTGATGGAGCTGTTCAGGATGTGTCAGACGTGCGGGCAGCCAATCACGGAGAAGGAGCTGTTCCACTCGGGTGCTCAGATGAGGGTGAAGTGGCGCTGTCACGGtggacactcaggggtgtggaAGTCCTCCCCTCACATGAGAGACACACTTCCTTGA
- the LOC114557656 gene encoding E3 ubiquitin/ISG15 ligase TRIM25-like: MAQKRIKLDRETFSCSICLDLLKDPVTIPCGHNYCMNCIKSHWDVEDRKDSYSCPECRKTFTQRPVLLKSTMLSDLVEELKKTGLQAAPADHCSAGAEDVACDVCTGRKLKAHKFCHQCLASFCEKHLQPHYESETFKKHKLVEPSKKLQENVCSRHDEVMKMFCRTHQQLICYLCSVEEHKGHDIVSVAAEKTERQKKLKGSRLNIQQRIQDREKDVKLLQQQAEAIHRAAYKAVKDSEKIFTELIRLLEKRSSDVKQQVRSQQKREESRVRELQEKLEQEITDLKRKDAELKKLSHTEDHNQFLHNYPSLSPRSQSASSIHIRPLSCFEDVTAAVSEVRDKLQDVLREKRTNVSLTGTEVDVLLPQSEPKTRAGFLKYSREITLDPNTAYTHLLLSEGNRKATLMRQQQSYSSHPDRFTNKSQVLSRESLTGCCYWEVKRREGVSVAVAYKNIIRTGGSDECGFGRNDKSWALDCIDNKYTFSYNKVQTPVSGPGSSRVGVYLDHSAGILSFYRVSETMTLLHRVQTTFTQPLYAGLRVYWSSGGTAELCKLK; encoded by the coding sequence ATGGCGCAGAAAAGAATTAAGCTGGACCGGGAAACCTTCTCTtgttccatctgtctggatctacTGAAGGATCCGGTGACTATTCCCTGTGGACACAACTACTGCATGAACTGTATTAAAAGCCACTGGGATGTAGAGGATCGTAAGGACAGCTACAGCTGCCCTGAGTGCAGGAAGACGTTCACACAGAGGCCTGTCCTGCTGAAAAGCACCATGTTATCAGATTtagtggaggagctgaagaagactggactccaagctgctcctgctgatcactgctctgctggagctgaagatgtggcctgtgatgtcTGCACTGGGAGAAAACTCAAAGCACACAAGTTCTGTCATCAATGTCTGGCTTCTTTCTGTGAGAAACACCTTCAGCCTCATTATGAATCAGAGACATTCAAGAAACACAAGCTGGTGGAGCCGTCCAAGAAGCTCCAGGAGAACGTCTGCTCTCGTcatgatgaggtgatgaagatgTTCTGTCGTACTCATCAGCAGCTTatctgttatctctgctctgtGGAGGAACATAAAGGCCACGACATAGTGTCAGTTGCAGCAGAAAAGACTGAGAGGCAGAAAAAGCTCAAGGGGAGTCGATTAAACATCCAGCAGAgaatccaggacagagagaaagatgtgaagctgcttcaaCAGCAGGCGGAGGCCATCCATCGCGCTGCTTATAAAGCAGTGAAGGACAGCGAGAAGATCTTCACTGAGCTGATCCGTCTCCTGGAGAAAAGAAGCtctgatgtgaagcagcaggtcagatcccagcagaaaagagaagagagtcgagtcagagagcttcaggagaagctggagcaggagatcactgacctgaagaggaaagacgctgagctgaagaagctctcacacacagaggatcacaaccagtttctacacaactacccctcactgtcaccacgcagccaatcagcatccagCATCCATATCCGTCCTCTGAGCTGCTTTGAGGACGTGACAGCAGCCGTGTCAGAAGTCAGAGATAAACTACAGGACGtcctgagagagaagaggacaaaCGTCTCACTGACAGGGACTGAAGTGGATGTTTTACTGCCACAATCAGAGCCCAAGACCAGAGCTGGATTCTTAAAATATTCACGTGAAATCACACTGGATCCAAACACAGCAtacacacatctgttattatctGAGGGGAACAGGAAAGCAACATTAATGAGACAACAACAGTCTTATTCTAGTCACCCAGACAGATTCACTAACAAGTCTCAGGTCCTGAGTAGAGAGAGTCTGACTGGAtgttgttactgggaggtgaagaggagagaaggagtTTCTGTAGCAGTCGCATACAAGAATATCATCAGAACAGGTGGGTCAGATGAATGTGGATTTGGACGAAATGACAAATCTTGGGCGTTAGATTGTATTGACAACAAATATACATTTTCTTACAACAAAGTCCAAACTCCCGTCTCAGGTCCTGGGTCCTCCAGAGtaggagtgtacctggatcacagtgcaggtattctgtccttctacagagtctctgaaaccatgactctcctccacagagtccagaccacattcactcagccccTCTATGCTGGACTAAGGGTTTATTGGTCTTCTGGAGGCACTGCTGAGTTGTGTAAACTGAAATAG